From the Vibrio natriegens NBRC 15636 = ATCC 14048 = DSM 759 genome, the window ACTTGGTTTACCCGCGTTTTCTATCTATGGCGAAGAAGTTCAAGATAAAGATGACACGTCTATTCCTAGCGATGTTCAGGATAAGATCCTTCGTTTCTGCCGCGCAGGTTTAACGGTCGCTTCTATTCGCGGTAAATCCTACTTATCTATGGGCTCAGTCTCAATGGGGATTGCGGGCTCTATCGTAGACCAACCGTTCTTCCAACATTACTTAGGCATGCGCAACGAGTATGTTGATATGACTGAAATTAAACGTCGTCTCGACCGCGAAATCTTCGATAAAGAAGAGTTTGAACTGGCGTTGTCGTGGACAAAAGAACATTGCAAAGAAGGTAAAGATTACAACCGAGTTCCAATGACCGAAGAGCGTAAAACCGAAGATTGGGAAACCGTGGTTAAGATGACGATGATCATGCGCGATCTGATGATTGGTAACCCGAAACTCGCAGAAATGGGTTATGCGGAAGAGGCGATGGGACACAACGCTGTTGCAGGCGGCTTCCAGGGTCAACGCCATTGGACAGATCACTTACCAAACGGTGACTTTAGTGAAGCGGTCCTCAACTCGTCATTTGACTGGAACGGCATCCGTGAACCTTTTGCTATTGCGACAGAAAACGACTGCTTGAACGGCGTAAATATGCTGTTCGGAAAAATGCTGACAGGCCAAGCGCAAGTATTTTGCGACGTGCGCACTTACTGGTCACAGGATTCAGTAGAGCGCGTTAGTGGTTACCGCCCTGAGTCTGGATTGATTCACCTTATTAACTCAGGTTCAGCGGCTCTGGATGGCTGTGGGGAAGCTCGTGATGAGCAAAGTCAACCTGTATTTAAATCGCATTGGAATATGAATGCACAAGATGCAGAAGCGTGTCTGGCTGCGACCCAGTGGCCACCTGCCGATGTTGAATATTTCCGTGGCGGTGGTTTCTCATCGAACTTCCTGACTCATGGTGGTATGCCATTTACGATGCATCGTATCAACATCATTAAGGGCATTGGCCCAGTACTGCAAATCGCAGAAGGTCATTCGGTGACGCTACCTGCCGAGGTGCATGAAACGCTTAATGAGCGCACAAACCCAACATGGCCAACCACTTGGTTTGCTCCACGCCTGACCGGTGAAGGCGCGTTTAAAGATGTGTATTCAGTCATGGCGAACTGGGGTGCGAACCACTGTGTTATCTCTTACGGTCACGTTGGCGCTGACTTGATCACACTTGCTTCTATGTTGCGTATTCCAGTGTCAATGCACAACGTTGACGAGCAAGACATTTTCCGCCCTCACACATGGACGGCATTTGGTCAGGACAAAGAAGGTCAAGACTACCGTGCTTGCGAAAACTTTGGTCCTTTATACAAGTAATCTTCTCGGGCGGGGTGATTCCCGCCCCTTCAGGAGCCCCCATGTCTGTAGTGATTGTTTTAGATTGCGGTGCGACCAACTTGCGTGCCATTGCAATTGACCAAGAAGGCGCCATCGTCGCGTCTCATTTCATAAAAAACTCGACCAAATGTGATGCGCTAAACCCAAGTTATCACCTGTGGGATTTCGAAGACATCTGGCAAAAGCTCCTTGAGTGTGGTCGGCATGTCGTGGCTCAAGTCGGAGCGAAAAATGTTCTGGCTGTGACCGTAACAACATTTGGTGTTGATGGTGCTCCGTTTGATAGTGATGGAAATCAGATTTACCCAATTATCTCTTGGAAGTGCCCGAGAACCATACCCGTAATGAAAGCGGTAGAAGATGAGGTTGATCGTCTGGAACTCTACCGAAGCAACGGCATTGGAGACTACAGTTTTAATACGCTTTACAAATTGCGTTGGCTTAAAGAAAACGAGCCTGAAGTGTACGCAAAGATGGATAAATTTGTCTTCATTTCATCGATGATCACTCACAGGTTGACTGGCGAAATGACCACCGATTACACAATGGCTGGCACATCCATGCTGACCAGTGTGGAAACCTGTAGCTGGAATGCTAAAGCGCTAAATTACCTAGGATTGACATCGGATCATTTCCCAAGGCTCGTGATGGCCGGTGAAAAGGTGGGATATGTTTCAGAACACATCGCCAAACAATTGGGGCTTGTTAGTGGGACACCCGTGATTTCCGCAGGTCACGACACTCAGTTTGCTTTAGTGGGCTCGGGAGCGAAAGAAAACCAAGCGTTTTTGAGCTCAGGCACCTGGGAAATCTTAATGGCGCGCAGCCTGCGTCCCGCACTCAATCAACAAGCGTTGGATAATGGGGTGACCGTAGAGCTTGACGCATTAAAGGGTTTGTACAATCCAGCAATACAGTGGCTCTCTAGCGCCGTCGTTGAATGGGTTGTGACGCAATTTTACAGTGCAGAAAAACACTCAAACGATTTGTACACCACCATGGTTAATGAAGCTGAAGCCGCCGAGCCAGGTGCTGGTGGTGTGGTGTTTAAACCAACTTTATCGGTTGATGAAAGTGGTATTGGTCAAGGATCAATAGAAGGCCTTTCTATTCATACTTCGCGTGGCCAAATTGCCCGAGCGGTATTTGAAGGATTAAGCCAACAGCTGAAACAACGTTTTCTTTACCTGAATCAATTATGCCAATTGAGCGACGAGCCAATCGTTGTCGTGGGTGGTGGCACCAAAAATCCGCTTTGGAATCAGCTTCGTGCAAATGCGTTACAGCGACCACTTCATATCGTAGAGCAGGCCGAAGCGACGGTAATTGGAGCAGCGATGTTCGCATTTTATGGCGTGGGCTTTTACCGCTCTGTCGATGAATCTCAACACAATATGCGTCCTAAATTGCGTGTGATCTATCCAGAAGCAACGGCAGTCTTAAATCAAATAAAACGGGAGCACAGCCATGCTTAGAGGTAGTCATCCTGCACTTTCGCCAACGCAACCGGCGACACTCTCATAAAAGGCTTATCCAGCATTTAAATTTAAGGATTAACAAAATGAACAGAATAGAGCTTTCGCAACACATTATCGATACTTGTATCGAAATGACCCGTTTAGGTCTAAACCAAGGTACCGCAGGTAACGTCAGTGTCCGCTTTGATAACGGCATGTTAATCACCCCAACGGGCATTCCTTACGAACAACTGACGCCTGAGCAAATTGTCTATGTTGCGGAAGATGGCACCTTTGAAGAGGGTAAACTTCCTTCTTCTGAATGGTTGTTCCACCTAACTTGCTATCAACATCGCCCAGATATAAATGCCGTGGTCCATAACCACGCGATCAATTCTGCAACGGTCTCTATCTTGAATAAACCAATCCCTGCTATTCACTACATGATCGCAGCATCGGGAACGACTGAAATTCCTTGTGTACCTTACGCGACATTTGGCAGTCCTCAGTTAGCGAAGTACGTGGAAGAAGGCATCTCAAAAAGCAAAGCAATCTTGCTTCAACACCATGGCTTGATCGCAGGGGAAGTGAACTTAGACAAAGCGCTTTGGTTAGCGCATGAAGTCGAAGTATTGGCAGAGCTTTACCTTAAAGCTCTCGCGGTTAACCCAGAAGTACCAACGCTGGATAATGAGTCTATGCAGGTGGTGCTGGAAAAATTCAAGTCATATGGCTTACGAGTTGAGAAGTAATAAGGAGTAAATAAAATGGCCTTTGCATTAAACCTACCAAAACTGAGTTACGCAGGCGTCGGCGCCGTTGATGACGCGATTTCTACGTTGAGCCAGCAGCCCATTCAGCGAGCATTGATCGTGACCGATGCAAATCTTGTGGAACTGGGAATCTTAGATCATCTGATTGCTCTGTTAGATAAAGCTGCAATCGACTATGTGTTGTTTGACCGTGTGACACCTAACCCGACGGCATCACTTGTGCGTGAAGGTTTGGAAACGTATGTCGATACTGGGTGTGATTGCTTTATCGCGGTTGGTGGTGGTAGCCCGGTAGACTGTGCGAAAGCCATTCGTATTGTGGCATCTAACGTTGGCGATATCGTCGATTTTGACGGTATCGGCAAGGTAAAGTGTGAGGGCGATTTCTTCATTGCGATTAATACGACGGCGGGCACTGCAGCGGAAATGACATCAAACTCAGTCATTACTGATGAAGAAAGACAAGTGAAGATGGTCATTATTGACTCTAAGCAAATTCCTGATATCGCGGTGAATGATCCTACTTTGATGATTAATTTACCTAGTCATGTCACGGCAGCTACGGGTATGGACGCACTAACTCATGCGGTCGAAGCATACGTGACTCCAGGCGCTCACACCCTCACCAAACCAACGGCGTTAGAGGCGATTCGCCTCATTACCCAGTGGCTACCCGTAGCGGTTGAAGATGGTCAAAACATCAAAGCGCGTGAAGAATTGGCTAACGCACAGTTTTTAGCGGGAATGGCGTTCAATAGTGCCGGTTTAGGCTTAGTACATGCAATGGCTCATCAGCCGGGTGCGACACATAATCTACCTCACGGTGTGTGCAACGCGATTTTGCTACCAGAAGTATGTGCGTTTAACGCAGAAGAGCATCCTGAGAGATTCCGTGATATTGCACAGGTAATGGGTGGGAAGACAGAAGGTTTAAACGATAAAGAAGCAGCAGAATTAGCCGTTGATTTAATTCGCCAATTATCTAAGCGCGTTGACATCCCAGAAGGATTTAAAACCTTAGGTATTAGCCACGATGACTGCAAAAACTGGATAGACAAAGTATTGGCTGATCCATGCTTAGGCGGTAACCCTCGTCAACCAACGCCAAAAGAAATATAGGCGTTATATATCGCATGTATCTAATGGCTCTTTGAGTTGAACCGACTTATTAGTAAGCTTTATGTATGGCAGGCAATGTTGAAGCCTTCTTCAAACACTGTCTGTCTTTTTCTTCACTTATATGATTTGGTTAGTTCCTCTTTGGTCCATTTTTTTATGCGGCCTTGTATACGCTCACTCAACCCTACTAACGACGCTAACGCTCATACCAGTAATGTTTGTGTCTGCTTTTTGAGCAAGATGTTAAGCAGTTGGCCTTCACGCTTCGATTTAACTTAACGCTAGAGCTAGTGCGCTCTAATAAATGCGAGCTATTATTATCGTTAGAGCGCATTTCGCTGGGCGTTTTGTGTAAAATATGGGCTGATAAACAGCGATAGAGTGATTTGGGGTTGGTGAAGAACTCATCAATTTTCATGGCGCGCTTTTGCGGGAAATGGTGGGCTGGTGGTATTTTATGCGGAAAATGCCATTATTGAGAATAAATTGTGATGTAATTCAATTTTTTCTGGCTTTTTTTATGCATTTAAGGAATAATCCGCCTCCCTTAGTCGTCCCTAATGGCTTATCGCGGTTGTGTACTGTGCTAATTCCTATCTGAATGGATTTAGTATCTGGATAATTCAGTATCGAATTGGAAGAGCATATGGGACTGTTTTTTTGTTTAATTAAGTAGGATCCCAATGCAAGATTCTGTTATTCAATTCAGTGATTTATCTCTGAATGATTCTATCCTTTCTGCTCTAGACGGAATGGGTTTCGTGTCACCAACTCCAATTCAGGCTGCGGCAATCCCACACCTGTTGGAAGGTGTTGACGCGCTGGGCAAGGCACAAACGGGTACAGGTAAAACGGCAGCATTCTCTCTGCCTCTTCTCAACAAACTAGATCTAAACCAACGTAAACCACAAGCAATCGTACTTGCTCCGACTCGTGAGCTAGCGATTCAGGTTGCAGCGGAAATGAAAAACCTTGGTAAAAACATCAAGGGCTTGAAAGTTCTAGAAATCTACGGTGGTGCTTCTATCGTTGATCAAATGCGTGCACTTAAGAATGGTGCGCACGTTGTTGTTGGTACTCCTGGCCGTGTTCAAGACCTGATCAACCGTGAACGTCTACATCTAGACGAAGTTAATACTTTCGTACTTGATGAAGCGGACGAAATGCTAAACATGGGTTTCGTGGACGACGTAACTGCAATCATGGAGCACGCTCCTGAATCAGCACAACGCGTTCTGTTCTCTGCGACTATGCCTCCAATGCTGAAAAAGATTGTTGAGCGCTTCCTTCGTGACCCTGTAACGGTAGACGTTGCTGGTAAGAACCACACTGTAGACAAAGTTCAACAGCAGTTCTGGGTAGTGAAGGGTGTAGAGAAAGATGAAGCGATGTCTCGTCTTCTTGAAACTGAAGAAACGGATGCGTCAATCGTATTCGTACGTACTCGTCAAGATACTGAGCGTCTAGCTGACTGGCTTTCAGCTCGTGGCTTTAAAGCTGCAGCACTACACGGTGATATCCCTCAGTCTCTACGTGAGCGTACTGTTGATCACATCAAACAGGGTGTTATCGATATCCTTGTAGCGACTGACGTTGTTGCACGTGGTCTTGACGTTCCACGTATTACTCACGTATTTAACTACGACATCCCATTCGATGTAGAGTCATACATTCACCGTATCGGTCGTACAGGCCGTGCTGGACGTAAAGGTAAAGCGATCCTTCTTGTTCGCACTAACCAAATCCGCATGCTTCGTACTATCGAGCGTGTAACTAAGTCATCAATGGAAGAAATTCAACTTCCTCTACGTGACCAAGTTGCTGAAGCTCGTCTAGCTCAGCTAGGTGCAGAACTAGAAGCTGAGAAAGAGCACAAATCACTAGATAAGTTTGCTGAGTTGGTTGAGAAACTACAAACTTCTCTAGAAATCGACCCAGCAATGCTTGCTGCGATGCTTCTTAAGCGTCAACAAGGCAAACGCCCACTGTTCTACATCGGTGAAGACCCAATGGTAGAAGCAATTGAGCGTGATAAGCAGCGTCGTAAAGAGCGCCGTGAAGGTGGTCGTGATGGTGGTCGTGAAGGTGGCCGCAGCTTCAACAACCAAGATTGGGATACTTACCAGCTACAAGTTGGCCGTGAGCAAGGTGTTCAAGTTAAAGACATCGTTGGTGCTCTGGCAAATGAACTTGGTCTAGGTAAAGGTTCTATCGGTGCTATCAAGCTAGCGCAAGGTCATACTTTCGTTCAGCTACCAAAAGCAATGACTTCTGAAGCCGCGAACAAGTTGAGCAAACTACGTATCCGTCAACAAGATGTTGGTGCGGTAGTATGTGACTTCGATGATTTCCGCGAGTCTCGTGGTGGTCGTCGTGACGGCGGACGTCGTGATGGTGGTGGTTACCGTGGTAACCGTGATGGTGGTGCTCGTCGCGAAGGTGGCCGTCGTGAAGGTGGTTTCCGTGGCAACCGCGAAGGTAGCCGTGATGGTAACCGCGAAGGTGCTGAGCGTCGTTTCGACCGTAACCGTGGTGGTGATCACCGTGGTAACTACCGTGGTGAACGTGGTCACGGCCGTGGCCGTCGCACTCCGGAAGCATAATCGAGCCAGGTTAATTAAATAACCTGAGTTAGAAAAAGCTGATTTCAAAAACCGAGCATGGTTAACATGCTCGGTTTTTTTATGCTGGTAGGAAACTGTCGCGTTTCTCGTCGTGCTCCGCTACCCAATTGATCACTTCGTCTAATGGGAGAGCAGGGCAGAATAAGTAACCTTGGATGATGTCACAGCCACGATGTCGTAAAAAATGCAGGGTATCCATATCTTGTACGCCTTCGGCAACTACCGAGTAACCAAGCCCGTGGGCAAGTGCGATTGTATTTTCAACAATGGAGCGCGTGCTTTCCGTTCGGTTCGCTGTAGATAAGAATGAGCGGTCGATCTTAATCTGATCCACCGGAAGATCTCTTAACAGTGAGAGTGAAGAATAACCCGTACCAAAATCATCGAGACTGATCTTGATGCCAAGTCCTTTTATTTCGTGTATCAGTGGGTTAAGTTCCTTCACTTTGTCAATCGCCATCGTCTCTGTTATCTCTAAACTTAGAAGGTGGGCAAATTCAGGAGAGTGTTCTATTAATTTTTTTAGGCGGGTAAGTAATACGTTTGAAGATAGGTCTTTGGCGGATAAGTTGACATGAATTGGAAGCTTGATGCCTCTTCGGATAAACGTTTTGAGATCTTTTTCAACTTGCCCCAGCACCCACATGGTTATGTTGTTGACCTGATTACTTCGCTCGGCAATTGGTATGAAATCGTTTGGCGAAATGTTATTACCTTGTCCATCTCGCCAACGAATAACTGCTTCAAAACCCACCACGACGCTAGTACGAGCATCAATCAATGGCTGGTAATACAAGCGAAACTCATCCTGATCTAACGCAAATTGAATACGTGATGAAATTTCCAGCTGATATTTAGCCCCAATATTCATGTTGTCGTTATAAAATGCGAAAAGATTTCCGTTACTTTTCGCGTGATACATTGCAACGTCGGCATGTTTGATCAGCAACTCATTGGATTCTGCGTCCTGAGGGTAAGTGCTTATACCAAACACGACAGCGGCAGATACTTGGAATTCGTCGAGGTGAAAGCGAGTGGAAAGTGCTTTATTGAGCTTCACGATAAGTTTCTTGCCATCCTCTTCAGTGGCAGATGCTGTGATTATCACAAACTCATCACCGCCGACGCGAAATATTTTGTCATTATCTTCAAGCGCATCTTGCAACCTTTGACCGATTTGAATTAGTAATTGGTCACCACAGAAGTGCCCCATCGCATCGTTGACTTGTTTGAAATTGACAACATCAAAGAGAATGACTGAAAAAGGCAGGCCAGATTGAATACGATCGTCAATTACCTCAAAACAGTATTTTCTATTTGGGAGACCAGTTAGCGCATCATGAAAGGCATTTTGTTTTTCGCGCTTTGCAAGGCTATGTAATTCGACGATGGAGTCATTACTGAATTTGATGACGAAGACGACAAAAACGCTTCCAGCAAATAGGAGTATAGATATACCAGTTTCGATAAGTGAGCCTGAGGGGTTTTGCGCAATGGTGTACAAGTACGTTGCATACGCAATAATAAAATAGCTGATTAGTACCAGAAGCCAGGTCCACCCAGAAACATCCGTTTTCGAGCGAATATTTTTTGTCATTTGCCATCCGAAGCAGAGCAACATTAAGCCTAAACTGACAAGTAAAAGCGTTATTTTCGGCACGATATTCCCCGATGTATTGTTATGTTTATTGTTTTTATTCGTCTAATAAATAAGTTAGCTCATAATTTAGTCAATAAACAAGACGAGTGAATCACAATTCTCTTTTATGAGAAGATATTTTTTTCGCATCGAATAAAATCAGAAAGTGTCCTAGATCAATAAAAAATGTGCAATCAGACCATTAATTTTAAAAGATAGTTGAAAGATTAAAAAATTATTGAATAATAGAAAGCATATAAGTCGTACGCTGCGTGAAAGCGTAATGACAACCTCTGCTCCACAACAGGATAACTATTTCATGTCTAATTCGTTTGTACTAGTGATCAACTCAGGAAGCTCGTCACTAAAGTTCGCGGTCATCGATTCAAATTCAGGTGACGCGGTGCTAAGTGGTTTGGGCGAATGCTTTGGTCTTCCAGAATCTCGTATGAGCTGGAAATTCAACGGTGAAAAAAAGGAAGTTTCTATCGAAGGTGACGATAGCCATCATAAAATCGCTATCGGAAAACTAGTAGGGTTAACCGACGAATTAGGTTTAGCTAAAGACATCGTGGCTGTCGGTCATCGTATCGTTCATGGCGGTGAAAAATTCACAACGACGGTTCGTATTACCGATGAAGTGACACAAGAAATCGAACAGCTTGCCGATCTCGCTCCGCTTCATAACCCAGCAGGTGCTATCGGCATTCGTGCTGCGATTGAAGCGTTTCCGACTCTTCCTCAATTTGCTGTATTCGACACGGCATTCCACCAGACGATGCCTCAAAAGGCATTTACTGGCGCTATTTCTCATGAGCTGTACGAGCAGTATGGAATCCGTCGCTACGGCTTCCACGGCACAAGCCATTACTTTGTAAGTCGTGAAGCTGCAAAAATGCTGAACAAGCCAGTGGAGCAATCTAGCTTCATTACGGTACACCTTGGTAACGGCGCGTCAGTATGTGCGATCAAAGATGGCCAATCGGTTGATACTTCGATGGGCTTTACTCCACTAGCTGGTTTGATGATGGGTACACGTTCTGGCGACCTGGACCCAGGCATCATTGAGTTCCTATTAAAGAAAGGTTGGACTCAGGAACAGGTATTCGAAACACTAAACAAGAAATCAGGTTTCTTGGGAGTGTCTGGCGTCACTTCCGATGCACGAGGTATTCTGCAAGCGATGGAAGAAGGTCACGAAGGTGCGAAATTAGCGTTTGAAGTGTTTACCTACCGTGTTGCGAAATACATCGGTTCTTACCTGATCCCTCTTGATCGTCTAGATGCGGTTATCTTTACGGGTGGTATTGGCGAAAACTCTCTGGATATTCGCCGTGAAGTGC encodes:
- the fucI gene encoding L-fucose isomerase, coding for MKNLVKIGIRPTIDGRRLGVRESLEDQTMNMANNLAKFITENVRHVSGEAVECVIADTTIGGVAEASACAEKFKRENVGVSITVTPCWCYGTQTLDMDPHLPKAIWGFNGTERPGAVYLAAAMAGHSQLGLPAFSIYGEEVQDKDDTSIPSDVQDKILRFCRAGLTVASIRGKSYLSMGSVSMGIAGSIVDQPFFQHYLGMRNEYVDMTEIKRRLDREIFDKEEFELALSWTKEHCKEGKDYNRVPMTEERKTEDWETVVKMTMIMRDLMIGNPKLAEMGYAEEAMGHNAVAGGFQGQRHWTDHLPNGDFSEAVLNSSFDWNGIREPFAIATENDCLNGVNMLFGKMLTGQAQVFCDVRTYWSQDSVERVSGYRPESGLIHLINSGSAALDGCGEARDEQSQPVFKSHWNMNAQDAEACLAATQWPPADVEYFRGGGFSSNFLTHGGMPFTMHRINIIKGIGPVLQIAEGHSVTLPAEVHETLNERTNPTWPTTWFAPRLTGEGAFKDVYSVMANWGANHCVISYGHVGADLITLASMLRIPVSMHNVDEQDIFRPHTWTAFGQDKEGQDYRACENFGPLYK
- the fucK gene encoding L-fuculokinase; its protein translation is MSVVIVLDCGATNLRAIAIDQEGAIVASHFIKNSTKCDALNPSYHLWDFEDIWQKLLECGRHVVAQVGAKNVLAVTVTTFGVDGAPFDSDGNQIYPIISWKCPRTIPVMKAVEDEVDRLELYRSNGIGDYSFNTLYKLRWLKENEPEVYAKMDKFVFISSMITHRLTGEMTTDYTMAGTSMLTSVETCSWNAKALNYLGLTSDHFPRLVMAGEKVGYVSEHIAKQLGLVSGTPVISAGHDTQFALVGSGAKENQAFLSSGTWEILMARSLRPALNQQALDNGVTVELDALKGLYNPAIQWLSSAVVEWVVTQFYSAEKHSNDLYTTMVNEAEAAEPGAGGVVFKPTLSVDESGIGQGSIEGLSIHTSRGQIARAVFEGLSQQLKQRFLYLNQLCQLSDEPIVVVGGGTKNPLWNQLRANALQRPLHIVEQAEATVIGAAMFAFYGVGFYRSVDESQHNMRPKLRVIYPEATAVLNQIKREHSHA
- the fucA gene encoding L-fuculose-phosphate aldolase, which produces MNRIELSQHIIDTCIEMTRLGLNQGTAGNVSVRFDNGMLITPTGIPYEQLTPEQIVYVAEDGTFEEGKLPSSEWLFHLTCYQHRPDINAVVHNHAINSATVSILNKPIPAIHYMIAASGTTEIPCVPYATFGSPQLAKYVEEGISKSKAILLQHHGLIAGEVNLDKALWLAHEVEVLAELYLKALAVNPEVPTLDNESMQVVLEKFKSYGLRVEK
- the fucO gene encoding lactaldehyde reductase, translating into MAFALNLPKLSYAGVGAVDDAISTLSQQPIQRALIVTDANLVELGILDHLIALLDKAAIDYVLFDRVTPNPTASLVREGLETYVDTGCDCFIAVGGGSPVDCAKAIRIVASNVGDIVDFDGIGKVKCEGDFFIAINTTAGTAAEMTSNSVITDEERQVKMVIIDSKQIPDIAVNDPTLMINLPSHVTAATGMDALTHAVEAYVTPGAHTLTKPTALEAIRLITQWLPVAVEDGQNIKAREELANAQFLAGMAFNSAGLGLVHAMAHQPGATHNLPHGVCNAILLPEVCAFNAEEHPERFRDIAQVMGGKTEGLNDKEAAELAVDLIRQLSKRVDIPEGFKTLGISHDDCKNWIDKVLADPCLGGNPRQPTPKEI
- a CDS encoding DEAD/DEAH box helicase, which translates into the protein MQDSVIQFSDLSLNDSILSALDGMGFVSPTPIQAAAIPHLLEGVDALGKAQTGTGKTAAFSLPLLNKLDLNQRKPQAIVLAPTRELAIQVAAEMKNLGKNIKGLKVLEIYGGASIVDQMRALKNGAHVVVGTPGRVQDLINRERLHLDEVNTFVLDEADEMLNMGFVDDVTAIMEHAPESAQRVLFSATMPPMLKKIVERFLRDPVTVDVAGKNHTVDKVQQQFWVVKGVEKDEAMSRLLETEETDASIVFVRTRQDTERLADWLSARGFKAAALHGDIPQSLRERTVDHIKQGVIDILVATDVVARGLDVPRITHVFNYDIPFDVESYIHRIGRTGRAGRKGKAILLVRTNQIRMLRTIERVTKSSMEEIQLPLRDQVAEARLAQLGAELEAEKEHKSLDKFAELVEKLQTSLEIDPAMLAAMLLKRQQGKRPLFYIGEDPMVEAIERDKQRRKERREGGRDGGREGGRSFNNQDWDTYQLQVGREQGVQVKDIVGALANELGLGKGSIGAIKLAQGHTFVQLPKAMTSEAANKLSKLRIRQQDVGAVVCDFDDFRESRGGRRDGGRRDGGGYRGNRDGGARREGGRREGGFRGNREGSRDGNREGAERRFDRNRGGDHRGNYRGERGHGRGRRTPEA
- a CDS encoding putative bifunctional diguanylate cyclase/phosphodiesterase codes for the protein MTKNIRSKTDVSGWTWLLVLISYFIIAYATYLYTIAQNPSGSLIETGISILLFAGSVFVVFVIKFSNDSIVELHSLAKREKQNAFHDALTGLPNRKYCFEVIDDRIQSGLPFSVILFDVVNFKQVNDAMGHFCGDQLLIQIGQRLQDALEDNDKIFRVGGDEFVIITASATEEDGKKLIVKLNKALSTRFHLDEFQVSAAVVFGISTYPQDAESNELLIKHADVAMYHAKSNGNLFAFYNDNMNIGAKYQLEISSRIQFALDQDEFRLYYQPLIDARTSVVVGFEAVIRWRDGQGNNISPNDFIPIAERSNQVNNITMWVLGQVEKDLKTFIRRGIKLPIHVNLSAKDLSSNVLLTRLKKLIEHSPEFAHLLSLEITETMAIDKVKELNPLIHEIKGLGIKISLDDFGTGYSSLSLLRDLPVDQIKIDRSFLSTANRTESTRSIVENTIALAHGLGYSVVAEGVQDMDTLHFLRHRGCDIIQGYLFCPALPLDEVINWVAEHDEKRDSFLPA
- a CDS encoding acetate/propionate family kinase, which codes for MSNSFVLVINSGSSSLKFAVIDSNSGDAVLSGLGECFGLPESRMSWKFNGEKKEVSIEGDDSHHKIAIGKLVGLTDELGLAKDIVAVGHRIVHGGEKFTTTVRITDEVTQEIEQLADLAPLHNPAGAIGIRAAIEAFPTLPQFAVFDTAFHQTMPQKAFTGAISHELYEQYGIRRYGFHGTSHYFVSREAAKMLNKPVEQSSFITVHLGNGASVCAIKDGQSVDTSMGFTPLAGLMMGTRSGDLDPGIIEFLLKKGWTQEQVFETLNKKSGFLGVSGVTSDARGILQAMEEGHEGAKLAFEVFTYRVAKYIGSYLIPLDRLDAVIFTGGIGENSLDIRREVLKNLSLLGFVEDEKGNEDARFGNSGEIGKSELLDAKVLVIPTNEEWVIAQQSVELL